Proteins from a genomic interval of Deltaproteobacteria bacterium:
- a CDS encoding response regulator, producing MIKRILVIDDDEAIRKVFLLALEGTQFQVDTAPSGEKGLEMMREQAYNLVYLDLRMPGMSGVDTLRVLRTIDGAVPVYIITAYYGDFAEQLRKAQEEGMDFELMRKPLTSAQLVGLTRGILEGAAVY from the coding sequence GTGATTAAACGTATTCTTGTAATTGACGACGACGAGGCCATAAGGAAGGTCTTCCTGCTTGCCTTGGAGGGGACTCAGTTTCAGGTGGACACGGCGCCATCGGGCGAAAAGGGCCTGGAGATGATGAGAGAGCAGGCGTATAACTTGGTGTATCTGGATCTCAGGATGCCCGGAATGAGCGGCGTAGACACCCTGAGAGTGCTCAGGACGATCGACGGCGCGGTTCCCGTCTACATCATCACGGCTTACTATGGTGACTTCGCGGAACAGCTGAGAAAGGCCCAGGAAGAGGGCATGGACTTTGAACTCATGAGGAAGCCGCTTACCTCGGCCCAGCTTGTCGGCCTGACCAGAGGCATCCTCGAAGGAGCGGCCGTGTATTGA
- a CDS encoding circadian clock protein KaiB (Decreases the phosphorylation of KaiC, a component of the main circadian regulator in cyanobacteria), with translation MFEFMLFISGQSARSRRIISDLESFLSDELGGQYTLRIVDVIEHPHIAQENGILATPTLLKTSPPPKRILGDLSGKRKVLDQLGLGPRPKPSR, from the coding sequence ATGTTCGAATTCATGCTTTTCATCTCGGGACAGAGCGCTCGATCCAGGAGGATCATTTCAGATCTGGAGTCTTTTCTATCGGACGAGCTTGGTGGGCAATACACCCTCAGGATCGTCGACGTCATTGAACATCCTCATATAGCCCAGGAAAACGGGATCCTGGCTACTCCCACACTGCTGAAAACCAGCCCTCCTCCGAAAAGGATATTGGGGGACCTCAGCGGTAAGAGAAAAGTGCTCGATCAGTTGGGTCTTGGCCCACGTCCCAAACCTTCCAGGTGA